The region taataaaaaatacctagggtattaacttcatcaacttttcattctattaattttattaatcagttctaaatttctttcttcctattctaatagcaggttaacataaatcgattcctattctttctcaagatataagatctcatcctatatgcaggttttctacatctatgTGATAAACTTAAGCATATAGCATGCATTAAGTATAGAAACCTAATTaatacacaagccatacaggtacttttgtccaatatgttacctatgtctatataacgatagcatattcaattctcaacTTTCGAATTttaaatcaaaatcataaatcaagcaaatattgatcaggtatttactagcattaagcaaacattatatagatttgaatagaaaagaaaaatcaatagaacatcataattaaattaaatagaaatctaagtgactacattaaaccctagataaaaatatttagtttatatcagacatgactaaatcaacaaaataataattcagaaacataagaatcaaagacttgaagaagaaagaaaaaaatataaaaaatgcagAACAACTAGTGTgagaatcaaaattagtctctaaaaatgtaattaaaatctgacctaatttctaattaaaccctaagtcagaatttatagtaaaaaaattcaCAAATACGTTGTTTTTCAatggtgggtcgcgacttggcctttcctaggtcgcggcccgtgtcaatTTTAAAGCCCATCCGAGTGTGTATAGGTCTTTAGGCACCGCGACTCAGGCATTATCAAGTCGCGGCATGTGTCTTTGATGTCCCCTTGATTTAGCCTCTGACTTCCCCTAGCGCCACGACTtataagggcaagtcgcggccctaaTTCCATTATTTCTCAATTTAAGCCATTCAAACTTGTTTCTTCATCAAAAACTGATTTGTACTCGTCTAGTTGATTTGTAGTTACTTTTTCAATATTGTATAATTATGGTGTTAATGTTTATTTGATATTCAGTTGCTTTTTTGTGACCTAATTTATGtaattatgaaattttaaaatcgtattttttaaaatttgagttagtaaaattgaaaaaaaatttagggattgtaaaaatgtaaaaaaaaaaaaaaaaacataaaaagttcttatttatgaagaaaaaaaatccccaattttatatatttctgtctttttgttaatttttaatattatattttgaattttttaatgaGGAAAAACCTAATTATTAACACCCTATTTAAATATATTATAGTTCTAACTACTGACATCATTGCATGCGTAGCTATAGccttttaatatataaatatattaagaatgtgacacgtACGGTATGCCATTTTTATATTAGATGTTACAAGTTGCTTTTGTTTATGCTTAATTGTTTTCCAAGCATATGTCATTCTTTATTATTGATTAGTGTCCAAATTCTTGACTTGTATTCTTTGGTTGAGTATCAACATACTGAGTTTGAAACAGAAGGAGATGGAGGGAGAGGGAACCAGAAAATTGCATGAAAAATATCCGATGAACGGTGGTGATGGATCCTACAGTTATGCCAAGAACTCTACATACCAGGTATTTCTCTTCTACCTaaaatattattctttaacaatGCTTTGGATGGGTGGAAGAGCCATGGGACTAAACAACAGCTTTTGGGCGTGTTTCGCCCTTGTCTAGTCTTATGTTTGGTCTTTGGAGAACTGAACAATTTTGTCCGGTTCTCCAAAGTAGTTTTCGTATAGTTTTTTAGTTTAATAATAGagaaatttaatattttattatcatttaGTATTATCTACATTAAACATATATAGTATAATTTTCTAACATAGtttaatccaatccaattaaatCTAGTCAAATTATACCCAATAATTTTGTCTAATCTAAAGTCCTGTGTAAGGATGTAAATGTGACGGGACGGGATCGGGGATGGCTTTCTCATCCATGTCCCGTCTTGGGGTCAAAGCCCCATCAAGTACTCATTTAATAAacatgtttaatttttttctaaaattggtcaaataaatttaaataattaatatgttttaatataaaataattaaaaaacaataaattatataattaaaaagaaagGTTTAATTTGTTAGAAGTATAAAATAATATTGATAGTTGACATACTCTTAAATTCACaccattagaaaaataaaatagttTCCAATCTTTTGATTGTCACACATACACCAACTAGTTGCAATATATAAAAATGTAGCCCTTTTGTCTACATCtgtccaattaatgaaatcaagcACTTGGATATGAAATATATTATTCCTAAAAAGAGCCACCTGCTGCGACTTAGTCCATATCTCATTTACAATCACagtattaatgaattatataGGTAACTAAATAGAATAGAAAGGGCTTCCCCTAGACAATATCAATCATTATATAACATATAATTTCTTTGAACAAAATTTcaaagctatagagaagatcttTAACTTGAATATTTACTTTACTTCTTTGTAGAAAGGAGTAACTGATGCTGCAAAAGAAGTTGTAACTAAGGCAATTGTGGATAAGCTTGACATGGAAATACTACTTTCACCAAAGACTTTTTCTATTGCAGATTTGGGTTGTTCTGTAGGGCCAAATACTTTGTTCTCAGTTCAAAATATTCTGGAAGCAGTGGAATCCAAGTGTCAGACTCAAATCCCAGAATTTCAAGTTTTCTTTAATGATCATATCTCAAATGACTTTAACCTTCTCTTCAATTCCCTCCCTTTGGACAGAAAATATTATGCTGTGGGAGCACCAGGTTCTTTCTATGGTCGCATATTTCCTAACAATTCAATTCACTTTTTTCACTCTTCTTATTCTATGCAATGGCTTTCGAGAGTACCAAAGGAATTAGTGAACAAGAGCTCTCTAGCTTGGAACAAAGGGAGAATCCATTACTCAACTTCTGCAGATGAAGTTGTTTGGGCTTATCAAAATCAATTTGCCAAAGATGTTGATTGGTTTCTGAATTGCAGAGCACAAGAGACTGTGTGTGGAGGGCTCATGGTGCTTATTATTCCCGGCCGCCCTAATGAAACGCCTCACTCTCAGACTTTACAGTCCATGATTTTTGAACTTCTAGGATCTTGCCTCATGGACATGGCAAAAAAGGTAAGCCTTATGGTAGTATAATTCttataaaactaaaaaacaaatatatgatTTAGAACAATTTTTATTTGATGTTTCATTGTGTTAATTTCGtgttgttttgttttattcacaTTATATGTTGGGAGTGTTTcgcaaaatataatttttttgtaaaattttttataatatgtcTAGAAGGTCATTATGCAAATAAATTATCTAAAAAGCCTTTCATTTTTTACAATTACCATGCATTTAACAATTCTTTTGACTTTTGGCGGCACGTTTTATGAAAAGCGCCGACTTTTCATAACGCTTTTCTAAAGCACTGGCAAAAGTCTAATTTCTTGTAATATTCTTAACACGCAGTCTAGAAGGTCATTATGCaaacaaattataaaaaataaaaataaaaacctcTTTTTTCACAATAGTAttgtttaacaatttttttttgcaaaataaaattCCAAATACCCACAACAATCCTTGACACTTTCTTGATAATCCTATGCACACTATCAAAAATTCTTGATACTCTCTATTATGAAAAGAATATCACtttgtaaaataaaattataaaacgtCTATTTATTATtcatcacaaattacttctaatGTTTCTATCTTTATTTACTTTCTTGCACTGCAGGGAAAGACAAGTGAGGAGAAAGTAGACTCCTTTAACATACCAATTTATTATACATCCCCCCAAGAACTTGAAATTGTTGTGGAACAAAACAGATGTTTTAGCATAGAGAGACTTGAGATCATACCTCAAGTATACTCACAAGCAACTCTTTCGGAGAAAGCTCAAGAACTTTCATCTCACATGAGAGCTGCCACTGAAGGACTATTCAAGGAGCAATTTGGAGAAGAGATCTTAGATGACCTTTTCGAATCCTACAGGAATAAAGTTCAAGAGAACTTTTCTACCTTCCAATTAGGCGTAGGGATTAATTTTTTTGTGCTTCTTCAGCGTAAATCAACAAACTAAAACACATGTTTTGTTTATTTATGAATCATGAAGTGTACAAGCCTAGATTGATTTTATCCCACATTCCTTTTGCCCAGATTTATTTTATCAAAAGGTTGCTATTTATAACCCTagattcatttttttatttatcttatttttgttttgtgaaTAAAACCACTAATTAGAAAACAATAAACTATTGGTAAATACAAAATagttatatattttatttccatCTAGAAAGGTTATATATTTGAGAAAATTACACACTTCACCGTAAATTGGATAAAAATACGAAGGGGAAGTAGAAATATTTTACGTCTCATTTTTCCCCAATTGAAATGTCTAACTCTCTCTCCATCTTTATTTTGCtaagaaaaaaaattggttgATGTTTATTATAATGACTGATTAAGTGCAGAACTATTGATATAGTTTTTCAGTTACCACCTATACAACTTTTCACCGCAAGAAAAAATATTATGGATAACTCTGAAAAagtgcacaattttttttttgtgttacaAAATACAATAGTCAAATATTATGCTTATTTCATGTCattatttaagtgttataaaaaaaattattatagattcttttataatattttgtgctagttattattatattaatgataattttttgttaaattttttatttttttatttgtattatattttaataaaaaattttgTACCTTGATAACaatataatgataaaaaaaaaagcattagAACGTAAAAAAATGCCAATATCATCATATTATGTAACTCAGTCCAAATACATGTTTCACTTAAGTGAACCATCTTTCAAAAAGTAAAGTTTAGAAAATCAAAGTCATCATAATAAACTTCTAGCTAAAAGGTTTAGCTAAAATTTGATAAAAACTTATATGTTTCACTTTAAAAATGAACAACGAAATCTAACGATATTTTGATGCTTTGTTATTTCCACTAGATTTGAAAGCCTATTGCCGAGCCCAAAAAGTGTACCATGACCTTCCATTTTATTCCATCTATCTGTGTCTTGGTCAAAaatgaaacaacaacaacaatattaAAGCACTATTAATGTTAAAAGACAtaaatattatattcatgcatggTTTATACTACTAAAGCAAGCCAACAAGATTTTTTCCATTATAAAGAGTACAAGGAAAAGAAAACACACCTCAAGAGCCTAACTATTTGAAGATGTATGACATCACAACCAACTGCATTAGAacccaaaaaaataattaaattacttgacatatatataaaaataaaagtagAGTAGTAATGTAGAGTTTGCAAAATAGACTTACTTGGTCAGTTCATTCTCACTTTTTCAGTTGgtcatgcaattatactaccaatAGCATCTTCCATATGACAAATGTTAGATGTAGGCCTCCAAAGATAGCTTTAGTTATCTACTATAGGTCATAGTCACTTTATTAGTTTCTATAAATATTTGTTACAACTTTTGAATTTTATTATTAGTATGTTTACTAAAAATGTTGGTTACAATTTTTACAATTTGTTAAATTTTGGCTATGTAACTATCTATTACAATTCTTGAATTTGTAGTTAGAGTACATTgaattttcacaaaaaaaaaatttctaatgATTATTGTGTTTCTATTATTTTGTTCACGTAAAGGTTGCAATAACAAAGCTATAGTTGGTTTTTAAAAAATAGACTAaaagttttgaaatttaatttCTGGGATAGTTTTGTAAAAATTTGCTACAAATTCAAGAAGTTAGTTGCAacttaattaaacttaatatcaAACTAATATTGgtttaatattaagtttaattctaCATTGATCTATTTTATATTAAGAATATATTTATGTAAGagatttttgtaaatatttttttagaaatatatgaaaaattatttttatatgtaacaATAATTTAGAGTCTATAAACGATGGTTACAATATTGTTAAATTGTTTACATCATAAAATTAGTAATAGTTTGTTTCAAGAaaatatttaagtttttttttgttttacttttcTAACAATAAATTCTGTAATAATTTAACTAGATTGTATATAAAGTTTTGATGCAAACTTAACCATATATAAGAATGAATATAACATAAACGTATTACCTGATTACCAAAAAAACAGTATATGACTACGTGTTGGGGTTTGAGTTTGGGTGGGCCCCTATGTATAATGGGCTCTTCATTAGAGGTGTCGTAAATTTGTAATTACATTTAGATGTCGTATATTTCGAATTTTTGTTATAATTTATCGTATATGTGTTAATTTCCCTATATATTTTAGTATTGTTTTCACTAGGGTGAACATATGTCAGGCCCATTATGAAGAGGTTTGTTGAGGAAGTTAAAGATGGTGAAGCATTAGTGGTAGAATTATTATTTGTAatttctatatttaaataaaaaatatattaaatttacaTTCTAGGGTTTAaatttttttggaccttgtgttttgttttaaattatgttttgtaaaatggttcctCCTAAATCAAATTTTAGTCaaagt is a window of Humulus lupulus chromosome 4, drHumLupu1.1, whole genome shotgun sequence DNA encoding:
- the LOC133829523 gene encoding loganic acid O-methyltransferase-like, whose product is MEGEGTRKLHEKYPMNGGDGSYSYAKNSTYQKGVTDAAKEVVTKAIVDKLDMEILLSPKTFSIADLGCSVGPNTLFSVQNILEAVESKCQTQIPEFQVFFNDHISNDFNLLFNSLPLDRKYYAVGAPGSFYGRIFPNNSIHFFHSSYSMQWLSRVPKELVNKSSLAWNKGRIHYSTSADEVVWAYQNQFAKDVDWFLNCRAQETVCGGLMVLIIPGRPNETPHSQTLQSMIFELLGSCLMDMAKKGKTSEEKVDSFNIPIYYTSPQELEIVVEQNRCFSIERLEIIPQVYSQATLSEKAQELSSHMRAATEGLFKEQFGEEILDDLFESYRNKVQENFSTFQLGVGINFFVLLQRKSTN